The DNA window GGGCGAGAAGAAGGGCCGGACATCGACGGCGACCGGCGTTCCCATCTGCGGGCCTGCGCCCGCGAACGTCTTCTTGCCGTCCGCGTCATAGACCTCGATCCCGCGCCGGTCGGCTTCGGCGCGGGTCAGCAACTGCACCCACATGGGCATCTGGGTGGCGTTCGCCAGTAGGATATGGCGGTCCGTATCGATCGTGACGCTGCCCCAATTGCTGCCGCCCGCGGTGCCGGGGTTGATAAGGCTGGGCGTGAGGCCTGGCGGGGTCAGCTTGCCGTCATAACGCGCCTGCTTGAAGGCGATGCGGCACCAAAGCTGGTCGAGCGGACTGACGCCCCACATGTCGCTTTCCGCCAGGTCCGGTCCCGCCAACGAGGGCATCCCTACCGAAAAGGGCTGCGTTCGCGACAGGCGCTCGCCGGCGACCGCTCCGGCCTGCGGCGCGGGCCGTTCGACGACGGCATGGACGGGCTTGCCCGTCTCGCGATCCAGCACGAATAGCTCGCCGCGCTTGGTGCCCTGCACCAGCAGGCGGCGGACGCGGCCGTCGGCCATCGGAACGTCCGCCAGCGTGGGTTGCGACGACACGTCATAATCCCAGATGTCGTGATGCGTGCTCTGGAACACCCAGCGCGGCTTTCCGGTCGCCGCGTCGATCGCCACCGTGGCGCTGGAATATGTCTCGTCGAACGGGCGGCGCTGCCCGCCATAATAGTCGGGCGTCGGATTGCCCATCGGGGCATAGACCAGGCCCAGCGTTTCGTCCGCGCTCATCGGCGCCCAGCTGTTGGGCGTCGATCGCGTATAGGTTTCGCCTGCGGGCGGCTCGGACTGCCGATCGGGACGCCCGACGTCGAAGGCCCAGGAAAAGACCCCCGTCACCGCATCATAGGCGCGGATGACGCCGGAAGGTTCGCCCCAATATTGATTGTCGAGCACGCGCCCGCCCAGGATGATGCGCCCGCGCACGATCACCGGCGCGGAATCCACGAGATAATAGCTTTTGGGCACATGCCCCATGCCCGGCAGCAGCGACACTTCGCCATTCTTGCCGAAGCCCTGGCAGCGACGACCGTCCCGCGCATCGACGGCGATGATCCGGGCATCGACGGTATTGGTGATGATGCGCGTGGCGCAGGAGCCCGTCGCATCAGGCACGCGATAATAGGCGACCCCCCGGCAGCTGCCATAGGGGTCGGTCATCGCCCCCGATTTCGCCCGCCACCGCTCCTTCCCGGTCTCCGCATCCAGGGCGACGATGTCGTTCCACCCCGTGCACAGATACAGCGTGCGATCGATCTTGAGGGGCGTCACCGACAGGCGCGGATATTGCCCCTTGGGGTCGCGGCCGGTGCGATAGGTCCAGGCGACCTTCAACCCGGCGACATTGTCGGGCGTGATCTGCGACAGGGGACTGAACCGCGCGCCGCCCGCATTCTGTCCCCACACCGCCCAATCGCCATTGTCGTCCGCCCCCTGCCCCGCCTGCCGCGTGGCGATGGACGTCATGCCGTTCTGATAGATGGGGTCCAGAGCCACGGGCCTCAGCGTATGCAGACCCGCGCCGATCGCCACAGCGGCGACGGCCGCCAGGCCGATCGCCAGCGGCCGGGGAAAGGCTCTGCCGTGCAGCAGACGCCGAAAGCCGGGAATGAGCAGGAAAAGTCCCAGCAACACCGGCCCTACCAGCCGCGGGATCAGGCGCCATCCGTCCGCCCCGGCCTCCCATATTCCCCAGGCGATCGTGCCGAACAGGATGGCGAGATAGAGCAGCGCGCCCTCGCACCGCCGCGCCCACAACAAACCGCCGGACAGGATGAGGCCGACACCCGCGATCAGATAATAAGGCGATCCCTGGAGCGCCACCAGATATCCGCCCCCGGCCGCCAGCGGCAGGCCCGTCGCTATCAGGATGGCGGCATAGGCGCGCAGGCCCCAGATCATCATCAAATCACCTCTCCCTTTCCCAGTCGCTCGTTCATGAACCGATCAAGGCGGCCGCATCAGCGCGTGGGCATCCCCGCCATCCTATACCCGTCATAAAATAATATCAATTTACTTGTTGTATATTCTTGTATCATTAGCCTATCATGTCGCCATCGCAGGCTCCGGCGCGACGCCGCGCTGCGATCGCCTTGCGTTGTCGACAAGCGAGACCATGCCCATGCAGTTGATATCCCATTTCGAGAGAGCGGTGCGGCATCACCCCGATCGCATCGCGTTCGTGCAGCCCAACGGCGCGGCGATCAGCTATGCCGCCGCCGCGCAGGCGGTCGATGCGATCGCCCGCGCGATCATGGCGTCGCGCCTGAAGCCCCATGCGACCGTCGCGATCTACGGACCGAATGATGCGACCAGCTTCCTCGCCGTGCTGGGCGTGCTGCGCAGCGGACGGGTCTGGGTCTCGCTTAACGCCCGCAACCTGATCGACGACAATATCGCTCTTGCCCGGACCATGGAGGCCAGGGCGCTGCTGTTCCACAGCAAGTTCGAGGCGGAAGCGGCGCAGATCGGTTCCGCCGTGCAGGGGCTGGACCTGTGTATGTGCCTCGATGGTCGCAGCCCGCTCGGTCGTTCGCTCGACAGCTTGCGATCCGACGCCGACCCGGCGCTCCCGCCCCTTGCCGATGACGATGATCGGCCCTGCACCATCTTCGCCACCGGCGGCACCACCGGCCGGTCGAAGGGCGCGGTGTGGACCAACCGCACGTGGGAAACCCTCATTGCCAACTTCTGGACCTGCGCGCCGCCCTCCGACCATCCCGTCCATCTCTGCGTCGCGCCGATCACCCATGCCGCAGGGATATTGGGGCTGATGCTGCTGCCCAAAGCACCGACGAACATACTGATGACCAGCGCGGATCCGGCCGCCATCCTGGACGCCATCGCCCGCCACCGGGTCACGCACCTGTTCCTGCCGCCGACCGTCCTCTACGCCCTGCTGTCCTACCCGGCGCTGGGCGACCATGATATCTCGTCGCTGCGCTTCTTCCTGATATCGGCCGCGCCCGTCGCTCCCGAAAAGCTGCGCCAGGCGGTCGAAACATTCGGTCCCGTGATGTGCCAATCCTTCGGGCAGGCCGAAGCGCCCTTCTTCCTGACCTATCTGTCGTCCGCCGATCTTGAACGCGCGGTGCAGGCGCCCGCCAGCGCCAAGCTGCTGCACAGTTGCGGCCGGCCCACCATGTTCTCCGATGTCGAAGTGATGGACGATGAAGGACGCATCCTCGCCGCCGGCGAGCCCGGCGAAATCGTCGCGCGGGGCAGCCTGGTCATGGCCGGCTACTACAGGAATGAGGAGGCGACGCGATCCGTGTCCCAGTTCGGCTGGCACCATACCGGCGACATCGGCATCAAGGACGAGGCCGGCTATCTCTACATTGTCGACCGCAAGCGCGACATGATCATCTCCGGCGGCTTCAACATCTTCTCGACCGAGGTGGAGGGAGCGCTGCTCGCCCATCCCGCCATATTGGACTGCGCGGTGATCGGCATACCGGACGAAAAATGGGGCGAGGCCGTCACCGCCGTGGTCGCGCTCAAGCCGGGGCAGGATGCGACTGCCGACGAACTCATCGCCCATTGCAAAGCCCTTCTGGGTTCGGTGAAATGCCCCAAGTCCGTCGAGATCTGGGACAGTCTGCCCAAGAGCACGGTCGGGAAGGTCCTGAAGCGGTCGATCCGGGATCGTTTCTGGCAGGAGCAGGCACGATCGATATGAGGAAGGTCCGCACAGCATGATACCCATGGTTCCGGAAGGCAGCGACGATCCGATCGTCGCGGGCATTTTCGCACGCCTGAAAAGACGGTGGGGCACCGTGCTGCACCTGTATCGCGTTCTTGCCTGGTCGCCCGAACTGGTGCGCGCCTGGGCGCCGTTCGCCTGGGCGCTGCGGTTCGAGATGACCGCGAGCCGGCGGCTGCGCGAGCTACTCATCATCCGCATCGCCGCCCTCCTCGACGCCGAATATGAATATGCGCATCATCGCCATCTTGCCCTGGACGAAGGCGTCACCCCGGCGCAGATCGCCGCGCTGCCCGACTGGAAGGCGTCCGACCTTTTCGACGAAGGCGAGCGCGCCATTCTCGCGCTGGCGGACGATCTGGCGATGAGCCCAGGCGCGTCGAGCGATACCATGGCGCGGCTGCAAAGCCTCTTTTCGAACCGCGATTGCGTCGAACTGCTGGTGACCGGCGGTTTCTATTGCGGGGTCGCGCGCGTGATCAATTCGGCGCGCGTCACGCTGGAGCCTGATCATGACAGCCTGAGGCCGCGCAACGATTGACGCAAAATCGTCAGCCCTGCCGCATATGACCGGCTGCAACTTGTTCATGCCGGGCAATGCGCGCCGGAATCGACCCACGCCTTGAACAGGATGCCGAACTGCGCCTGCGTGCCGGGCACGGGTGTTCGATCGCCACCGGGATGCCAGCCCCATCCAACCAGCTCGTCGGTCGCCATATGCTCTTGCAGCGCAGCCATATCGCGCCCGCCATTGCGTTCGGGGTCCTTGATCTGACGACAGATCTCGCCGATCGTCTTGCCCTGCCAGGCCATTTCCGCCGGCGCCAAGGCCCATTTCGGATTGCCCGGAACGCCGGCTACATCGTAATTTTCCTGCTGGTGGCAGGCATTGCAATGCAGCCCCGGCGCGCCGATCCCGCCCTCGGCGCCCACGACCCCCGGCATGTGCGGGCGCATCGCATCCGTCTGGGTCGGCCGGTCGGTGGCCGGGTGGCAGTTCATGCATCGCGGATGCTGCAACACCTTCCCCACTTCGCCGAACAGGGCCAGCGAGCGCTGCGCGGGGTCCGCGATCGCCGCGAAGTCCGACGCGGGCCTCAACGATGTCGGCAGCACGGCATCCGCTCTCGTCGCGGCCCGTCCGCCCGCCACCGCCGCGACCCCGCCGGCCAGCAGCAGAAGGGCAAAATGGCGGCGCTTCATGCCGCCGCGTCCAGCGTCTTGGCCGCCTTGTGGATCGCCGCGCGGATGCGCACATAGGCGCCGCACCGGCACAGATTGCCGGTCATGGCAAGGTTGATGTCCTGGTCGGTCGGGCTGGGCACTTCGCGCAGAAGCGCCACCGCGCTCATGATCTGCCCCGACTGGCAATAGCCGCACTGCGGCACGTCGCCGTCGATCCAGGCGTCCCGCACGGCCTTGGCTTCCGGGCCGTCCAGTCCCTCGATCGTCGTGATCTCGCCCACCACCTGGCTGATCGGCACGGCGCAGGATCGCACCGCCATCCCGTCCACATGGACCGTGCAGGCGCCGCACATGGCGATGCCGCATCCGAATTTGGTGCCGGTCAGTCCGATATGGTCGCGCAGCGCCCACAGCAGCGGCGTATCGGCCTCCGCCTCCACCTGTCTGACTTGGCCATTGACCGTGATCGAATAGTTCATGGACCGCTTCCTTGCAGTGGCGACAGGGGGTTGGGGGCGAAATGTCGCATGGTCAGAATTTGACCCGGACGGATGCTTCGACCTGCGCCGGCGCGGCCCAGTTCGCGCCGATGCCCAGGCCGTTCTGCGATGCCTGGTTCAGATAGTTGGTGTCGGTCACATTCTTGCCGGCCAGGGCCAGCGTATAGCGTTCGGACGGGTCCATCCATTCCGCGCGCAGGTCGAGCGTCGCATAGCTTTCCTGCGGCAGCTTCTGCACCAGGTCGAAGTAGAATTTGGACGTGTAATAGAGGTTGCCGGACAATGTCATCGTCCCGCCCCCCACGCCGGCCGTGAAACTGGCCCCGGCATTGGCCGTGAAGTCGGGCGCACGCGCCAGATGGAAGCCGCTTGCGTCGATCACTTCATTGACGAAGGTGCCGGTCGCCAGAAACCTCGCGAGATTGAAGGTCGGCGCGCCTGGAAAGCTCCGATATCGGGCATGACTCCAGTTGCCGCCGACATTGACCGCGAAATGCTCGTCAAGCGCGTAACGTATGTCGGCGTCGATGCCATAGAGCCTGGATGACGCCGCGTTGGCGATCAAGGTCGTCGCGATGCCGTCGACTATCCGCGACTGGGCAAGCTGTTGATTGCTATAGTCGTAATAATAGCCCGATATGTTGAACGACAGGTTCCGGGACGCATATTTATACCCGGCCTCATACGCCCATATCTCTTCCGGCAGGATCGGCGTTCCCGGCGTCGTCGTGGAACTGATATTGTAGATCGCCGCCTTATAGCCTCTGGATACGGACGCGTAGATGTTCGACGCATTGTTCAGCTGATAACGGATCACCCCACGCGGCGTCAGGCGGCTCGTCGTCAATGTCGGCGGCCGCCGCGGCCCGATCGCCAGGAAGTTGGAATAGGCGTCCTTCAGCGAGTCACGGGTATAGCGCAGCCCTGCCGTGACGAACAGATTGTCCACGATCTCATAGGTCGCGTCGCCGAACACGGCGCGCGACACGCTCTTGATCCCCGATTCCAGCAGCTGCGGATAGGGCGGGCGCGCGCCCGGCACGCCCGCCGGCGCCAGGCCGACATAGGGCCATTGCGAACTCCAGTCCGAATAAAATGCTCCGACGGTCCATTGCAGCCGCCCGCCGGGCTTGGAATTGACGATCACTTCCTGGGTGAACAGCGTGTCCTCTTCCTTGGTCGACTGGGCCGTCACGGCAAGGTTGGTCAGATCGATCGAATAGAATTGCTCCGAATCGTCGGTGCGATACTGGGTGTAGGACGTGATGTCCGCGAACCCGGCATCGAGCGTCGCCGTCAGCTGATAGGCGTTGGACCTGCTGATGAATCCCAGCTTCTCGTCCTCGGCGATCTGGCCCCGCCGCGTGGCGGTGATCGCGCCCGGCCGGCTGCAGGTGACGCAGCCGGGCCGGCCCTCCAGCACATAGGCGTTGAGCAGCGATCCCGTCGGATCGTTGCGATAGGCATGTTCATAGCGGAACAGCAGCGACAGCGTTTCGGTGGGGCGGACGAGCAGCCCGGCCCGCACCGAAAAATTCCGGTATCGGCCCGCATTCTTGTCGCCGGTGAAGATATTCTCGATCCACCCGTCGCCGCGACCATATTGCGCGGAAAGATCGACGGCGATGTCGTCGGTCAGCCCGGTCGTGGCATAGAACTGATAGCGCTGCGCGTCATAGCTGCCATAGCCTGCCTCCGCGACGACGCTGGTCTCGTTGCTGGGCTTCGCCGTGTTGACCAGAACCGCGCCGGCGGTGGTGTTGCGGCCGAACAGCGTGCCTTGCGGCCCCTTCAATATCTGGATGCTGTCGATATTCATCAGCTGGAAGTTCGAAGAGGCGAGCGCGACGCTCGCGAAACCGTCCAGATAGAGCGCGACGTTGGACGAACTGCCCGGCAGATAGTTGGACGTGCTGATGCCGCGGATGGTGGGCGTGAAGAAACTGTAGCGGGAATCGAACCGGACGCCGGACGTCAGTTTCGAAATATCCTGCAACTGAACGACGCTGGCCTGCCGCATCGTGTCCGACGACAGGTTCGCGATCGTGATCGGCACGTCCTGCAACCGCTCCGCGCGCCGCTGCGCCGTCACCACGATGTCCTGCGTCGTCGGTTCTTCGGCCACCGCATCGGCATCGTCTGCGGCGCGCGCCTGCGCGGCCTGAAGGCCAAGCATGACGACACCGCATAACAGCGGCAAACGGACCATCCGGTAACTGCGCATCTACCCTCCTCATCCTCTTTGTTTATCTATTTATTATATGTCCTGGTCGATCGGCGGTCAGGGGACGGATCACGGCAACGCGAGATCGATGTCCGCGATCCAGGGCCGCTCTTTTCGTCGCCACGCTTCATAGGCTTCGATATCGGGCGCCCTGTCCGTCGCCCGCGCGATCTCGTCCACGCCAGCGAGCAAATCCTGCTTGCGCCGGGCGTCGACCTGGAACCGGATCGCCGGGCCGCCCGCCGGCTCGACCGTCTGCGCGACCAGATCGACGCTCATGTGCGCGGTGGCGGGATCGGACACCACCCGCATCAGGCGACGAACCACGGTTTCGGGCAGGGTGATCGGCAATATGCCGTTTTTGAAGCAATTATTGTAGAAGATGTCGGCAATGCTCGGCGCGATCACGCAGCGTATGCCGAAATCGAGCATGGCCCAGGGCGCATGTTCGCGGCTCGACCCGCAACCGAAATTCTCCAGCGCGATCAGGATGCCAGCCCGGTCCCAGGGCGCCCGGTTCAATATGAAATCGGGTTCCTGCCGCAGCGACCAGAACAGCTTGTCGCCCAGGCCCTGGCGCTTGGTCGTCTTGAGGAAGCGGCCGGCCAGGATCTTGTCGGTATCCACGTTGGACATCGGCAGCGGCGCGGCGACGGCGGACAGGCGGGTAAAGCGCTCCATCGTCAGAAGTCCCGCGCATCGACGATATGGCCGCTCAGCGCGGCGGCCGCCGCCATGGCCGGCGACATCAGGTGGGTGCGCCCGCCCGGTCCCTGCCGTCCCTCGAAATTGCGGTTCGACGTGGATGCGCAGCGCTGCCTTGGGCCAAGCTGATCGGGATTCATGCCCAGGCACATCGAACACCCCGCCTCCCGCCATTCGAACCCTGCGTCGATGAACAGGCGATCCAGCCCCTCGGCTTCCGCCGCCGCCTTCACCTGGCCCGATCCGGGCACCACCAGGGCACGCACGCCCGGCGCGACATGGCGGCCGCCGATCACCGCTGCGGCGGCGCGCAGATCCTCGATCCGGCCATTGGTGCAACTGCCGATGAAGGCCATGTCGATCGGCGTGCCGGCGATCGGACGGCCGGGCTCCAGCCCCATATAGGCCAGCATCGTCTCCGCCTGCGACCGATTGGCCGGATCGGCGATGGCGGCGGGATCGGGCACGATGCTGCCTATGCCGGTCACCGCCTCTGGGCTGGTGCCCCATGTGACCATGGGCGCCACGTCGCGCGCATCGATCTCGACCGTGCGGTCGTGAACCGCGCCATCGTCGGACTTGAGCGTGCGCCAATAGTCCTTGGCCCGTTCGAGCGCCTCGCCCTTGGGCGCCAGCGGCGCGGCCGCAAGCCAGTCGAACACCTTCTGGTCGGGGGCGATCATGCCGGCGCGCGCGCCTGCTTCGATCGACATGTTGCACAGGGTCATGCGCCCCGCCATGTCGAGCGCCGTCACGGCTTCGCCGGCATATTCGATGACATGCCCGGTCGCCCCGCCGGTGCCGATGCGGCCGATGATGTGCAGCGCCAGATCCTTGGCCGTCACCCCCGCCCCCAATTGATTGTCGACGCGGATCAGCATCGACCGCGCCGGCTGCTGGAGCAAAGTCTGGGTGGCCAGGACATGCTCGGCCTCGGACGTGCCTATGCCGAATGCCAGCGCCCCGAAGGCGCCGTGGGTGGAGGTATGACTGTCCCCGCACACGATGGTGGAGCCCGGCAGGGTCAGCCCCAGTTCCGGCCCGATGATATGGACGATGCCCTGCCGCGCGCTGCGAAGCGGCACATAGGGGATGCCGAACTCGGCGACGTTCCGCTCCAGCGTCTCGACCTGCTCCCGGCTTTCCGGCTCCAGGATCGCGGCCACGCCGCCGGCCCGGTTGTCCGTGGGAACATTATGGTCGGCCACCGCGATCGTCCCGCCGGGGCGGCGCACGGCGCGACCGGCGGCGCGCAGCCCTTCGAAGGCCTGCGGGCTCGTCACTTCGTTCACCAGATGGCGGTCGATGTAGAGCAGCACCGCCCCTTCGCCCATGGACGCCACGACATGATCGTCCCAGACCTTCTGGAACAGGAGGCGCGGCGGGTGAGGCGCGCTCATGATGCGATCGCCAGGCAGCGGCGCGCGCCGATCGCGTCGCGCACGCGACCGCCGATCTGCGCGCCCGGCAATGCCGCCACCTTGAGCGCCGCGTCGATCAGCCGGTCCATGTCGATGCCCGTCTCGACGCCCATATGGTCGAACATCCAGACCAGGTCCTCGGTCGCGACATTGCCGGTGGCGCCCGGTGCGAAGGGGCAGCCGCCAAGCCCCGCCGCCGCCGCGTCGAACACCCGCACGCCCGCATCCCAGGCGGCCAGCACATTGGCGGCCCCCAGACCATAGGTATCGTGACCGTGAAAGGCCCAGCCGCGCACCTGCGGAAAACATGTCCGCACCGCGCCGAACAGCGCGCGGACCTGCGCCGGATCGGCGCGGCCGGTGGTATCGCACAGTGCAATCTCCACGTCGGCGGTCGCCGCGACCAGCGGCTCCAGCAGGGCCAGCACCGCATCCTGTTCGGTCCGCCCGACATGCGGGCAATCGAAGGCGGTGGCGATATTCAGCCGCATGGTGCAATCCGCCGGCATCGCCGCCACCATCTGGGCGTAATCGGCGGCCGACTCCATCGGCGTGCGGCGGACATTGCCCATATTGTGCCGCTCGCTGACCGACAGGACCGCGCTCAGATGCCGGGCGCCCGCCTCCAGCGCGCGCTGCGCATGGCGGGCAGTGGGGACCAGCACCTGCGAATCCAGGCCCTCCAGCCGCGCGCTCGCAGCCACGATGTCCGGCGCGTCGGCCAGTTGGGGGAGCGCGCTCGTGCTGACGAAGGACGTCGTTTCCATCCGCCGGACCCCGCTGGCATACAGGCTCTCGACGATCGCGATCTTGGTGGGCGTGGGAATGAAGGGTCCGACCGACTGAAAGCCGTCTCGCGGTCCGACCTCGACGATTTCCACGGCTTGGGCGGGCATGGTCATATTATCCCCTCCAGCTCCAGCGCATGGATCGCGCTGCTTGGCAGGCCTAGCAATTCGCCCAGCACCGCATGATTATGCTCGCCCAGATCGGGGCCGGTCCATCGGATCGTACCTGGCGATTCCGGGACGTGCGGCACCATGCCGGCCTGCAGCACCGTGCCGAAATGCCGGTCGGGCACTTCGCGCACCATCCCGCGCGCGCGATATTGCGGGTCCGTGGCGCAATCGGCGGCCGTGAAGGCCTTGCTGTTGGGAATGTCCGCCGCATCCAGCAGGGCGACCAGCCGGTCGGCGTCATGCGTGCGGCTCCACTGCGTGATGACATGGTCCAGTTGCGCTGCGTTGGCGACACGCTCTGGATTGCTCGCATAACCGGGCGCGCCGATCAGTTCGGGACGCCCGATCAGCCGCATCAGGCTGGCGAACAGGGGTTCGGAATTGGCCGCGATCAACACCCATTCGCCGTCGGCGCTGGGATAGGCATTGCTCGGCGCCGCCGTGGAGATCGCGCCGCCGGTCGGCTGCTTGATCTTTCCCAGCGCGCCATATTCCGGCAACATGCCTTCCATCATGCTCAGGATGCTTTCGGTCAACGCCACGTCGATGGTGCGGGCCTTGCCGTCGCCATGGGCGCGATCCCGCTGCCAGAGCGCGGCGACCACGCCGAAGGCGGCGTAGAGGCCGGCGATCGAATCTCCGATGCTGACGCCGACGCGCACGGGCGGCAGGTCGACCACGCCCGGCGCATGGTTGGTCAGGTAGCGCAGGCCGCCGATCGCTTCCCCGATGACGCCGAAGGCGGCGCGACCGGCGCCCGGCCCATCCTGGCCGTAGCCCGAAACATGCGCGACGATCAGGTCCGGCCGTATCTCCCGCAGCCGGTCGGGGCCAAGCCCCATGCGCTGCAACTGTCCCGGCCGGAAATTTTCCACGATCGCGTCGCATTGCGCGACCAGCTGCAAGACCAGATCCCGCCCCTTTTCCGACTTGAGGTCGATGGTCACGCTGCGCTTGTTGCGACCATGCATGGACCACCACAGCGAACGGCCGTCGACCATCGCCCCCCACTGGCGCGCGGGATCGCCGGTGCGCGGCTCGATCTTGATCACGTCCGCGCCCAGATCGGCCAACAGGCGCGCGCAGAAGGGCGCTGCGACGAAATGGCCGATCTCCAGCACGCGAAGGCCCGCCAGCATGGGCGCGAGCGGTGGCGGCGAGGATATCTGCGGTGCGGGCGTCATAGCCGCGTATCTGCCGCGCCCGCCGCCGCGCCGTCCATGCCGTTTCCCACAAGCCTAAATTGCACAAGCCGCTATGCCGTTGGAGCGGAAACTTCCCTAAGTCCCTGCAGGACAGGGGACGCGCAGCGTTCGGGAAAGGAGCGGACACGACATGGCACGGACAATCATAGTAACCGGCGGTTTCGGCGAACTGGGCCGGCGCGTCGCCGCGGCGTTCGCGGCCCAGGGCGATCGGGTGGCGCGCGTGGATTTCGCCCCCACCGCGCCGGAAGCTCTGGCGGGCGCGCTGGACTTAGGCGGCGTGGATCTGACCGATGCCGACGCGGCGGCCGCCGTGGTGGACCAGGTCACGGCCGCGCTCGGATCGCTGGACGTGCTGGTCAACATCGCCGGCGGCTTCGTCTGGCAAACGCTGGCCGATGGCGGCCCTGCCACATGGACGCGGATGTTCGCCATGAACGCGCTGACATGCGTCACCATGACGAAGGCGGCGCTGCCCGCGCTCAAGCAGGCGCCTTCGGCACGCATCGTCAATATCGGCGCGGGCAGTGCGATCATGGCGGCCGCCGGCATGGGCGGCTATGCCGCGTCGAAGTCGGCCGTCCACAAACTGACCGAAAGCCTTGCCGACGAACTCAAGGGCAGCGACATCACCGTCAACGCCATATTGCCGAGCATCATCGACACGCCGGCCAACCGCGCGGACATGCCCGACGCGGATTTCTCCAGCTGGGTTCGGCCTGCCGCGATCGCCGACGTGATCCTGTTCCTCGCCTCCCCCGCGGCGCGCAGCATCAGCGGCGCGCTTATCCCGGTAACGCGTGGCGCGGCATAGCCCCGCCTTGCATCGCCCCTATTTGGGCGCAGCCGACAGATAGGCGATCAGGTCGGCGCGATCGGCGGCGTTGGGCAGGCCGGCGAAGATCATGCGGGTGCCGGGGATCGCCGTCTTGGGTGAGGCCAGGAAGGCGTCCATCGCCTTGACGTCCCAATTTCTGCCATAGGCTTTCATCGCCGGCGAATAGGTGAAGCCCTCGACCGTGCCCGCCTTGCGGCCGATGATCCCGGCCAGCGACGGGCCGACCATCTTCTTGCCCGGCGTCATGCTGTGGCAGGCGGCGCAGCGCGCGAACACCATCTTTCCGTGCGCCGCATCACCCGCCGCGACCGCCGGGTTGGCGACCGCCAGTCCATAAGTCGATATCAGCGCCAGCGCGCCCTTCCTCAACCGCATCATCCAGGTCCCACTTCGCTGCTTTTCTCGATGCCCCGATGCTTTGACGACGCCTCCGGCGCCCGCAATTCCTGTTTCCTCAACTCAGTGTTGGACAAGCGACAAGCGCCGCCGCCCGATCCACCGTGCTAGCTGCCTGCCGACGCCGCGAAGCGTGACTGTTAGGAGGAGGACCGCCGCATGGATATCAGGGGCCAATTGGCGATCATTTCCGGCGGCGCGTCCGGCCTTGGCGCCGCGACCGCGCGGGCCATCGCGATGGCCGGCGGCCGCGTCGCCATCCTCGATCGCGATCCTGCGGCGGGACGCCAGGTCGCCGACGCGACCGGCGGCCTCTTCTTCGATGTCGATGTCGCCAGCGAGGCGCAGGTGGCCGACGCGATCGCCGCCAGCGCGGATCGTCACGGGCCGCCCCGGATACTGGTCAACGCCGCCGGCATCGTGCGCGATGCCGAGATTCTCGACGATGCGATGACGCCCGCGTCGCTCAAGGATTTCGTCGATGTCGTCACCACCAACCTTGTCGGCACGTTCAATTGCACGCGGCTGTTCGCGGCGGCGGCGGCGCGATCCGCGCCTGTGGGCGATGGCGAGCGCGGCGTGGTCGTCAATGTCGCCTCGGTCGCGGGACTGGATTCGCCCTCCAGCCTCACTGCCTACAGTGCTTCGAAGGCGGGAGTCGGCGGCATGACGCTGGGCAGCGCGCGCAGCCTTGCTCCCTGGGGCATCCGCGTCGTGGCCGTCGCACCGGGTCAATTCGACACGCCGATCTTGTCGGTTTCCGG is part of the Sphingobium amiense genome and encodes:
- a CDS encoding TonB-dependent receptor, encoding MRSYRMVRLPLLCGVVMLGLQAAQARAADDADAVAEEPTTQDIVVTAQRRAERLQDVPITIANLSSDTMRQASVVQLQDISKLTSGVRFDSRYSFFTPTIRGISTSNYLPGSSSNVALYLDGFASVALASSNFQLMNIDSIQILKGPQGTLFGRNTTAGAVLVNTAKPSNETSVVAEAGYGSYDAQRYQFYATTGLTDDIAVDLSAQYGRGDGWIENIFTGDKNAGRYRNFSVRAGLLVRPTETLSLLFRYEHAYRNDPTGSLLNAYVLEGRPGCVTCSRPGAITATRRGQIAEDEKLGFISRSNAYQLTATLDAGFADITSYTQYRTDDSEQFYSIDLTNLAVTAQSTKEEDTLFTQEVIVNSKPGGRLQWTVGAFYSDWSSQWPYVGLAPAGVPGARPPYPQLLESGIKSVSRAVFGDATYEIVDNLFVTAGLRYTRDSLKDAYSNFLAIGPRRPPTLTTSRLTPRGVIRYQLNNASNIYASVSRGYKAAIYNISSTTTPGTPILPEEIWAYEAGYKYASRNLSFNISGYYYDYSNQQLAQSRIVDGIATTLIANAASSRLYGIDADIRYALDEHFAVNVGGNWSHARYRSFPGAPTFNLARFLATGTFVNEVIDASGFHLARAPDFTANAGASFTAGVGGGTMTLSGNLYYTSKFYFDLVQKLPQESYATLDLRAEWMDPSERYTLALAGKNVTDTNYLNQASQNGLGIGANWAAPAQVEASVRVKF
- the leuD gene encoding 3-isopropylmalate dehydratase small subunit; amino-acid sequence: MERFTRLSAVAAPLPMSNVDTDKILAGRFLKTTKRQGLGDKLFWSLRQEPDFILNRAPWDRAGILIALENFGCGSSREHAPWAMLDFGIRCVIAPSIADIFYNNCFKNGILPITLPETVVRRLMRVVSDPATAHMSVDLVAQTVEPAGGPAIRFQVDARRKQDLLAGVDEIARATDRAPDIEAYEAWRRKERPWIADIDLALP
- the leuC gene encoding 3-isopropylmalate dehydratase large subunit yields the protein MSAPHPPRLLFQKVWDDHVVASMGEGAVLLYIDRHLVNEVTSPQAFEGLRAAGRAVRRPGGTIAVADHNVPTDNRAGGVAAILEPESREQVETLERNVAEFGIPYVPLRSARQGIVHIIGPELGLTLPGSTIVCGDSHTSTHGAFGALAFGIGTSEAEHVLATQTLLQQPARSMLIRVDNQLGAGVTAKDLALHIIGRIGTGGATGHVIEYAGEAVTALDMAGRMTLCNMSIEAGARAGMIAPDQKVFDWLAAAPLAPKGEALERAKDYWRTLKSDDGAVHDRTVEIDARDVAPMVTWGTSPEAVTGIGSIVPDPAAIADPANRSQAETMLAYMGLEPGRPIAGTPIDMAFIGSCTNGRIEDLRAAAAVIGGRHVAPGVRALVVPGSGQVKAAAEAEGLDRLFIDAGFEWREAGCSMCLGMNPDQLGPRQRCASTSNRNFEGRQGPGGRTHLMSPAMAAAAALSGHIVDARDF
- a CDS encoding hydroxymethylglutaryl-CoA lyase, which gives rise to MTMPAQAVEIVEVGPRDGFQSVGPFIPTPTKIAIVESLYASGVRRMETTSFVSTSALPQLADAPDIVAASARLEGLDSQVLVPTARHAQRALEAGARHLSAVLSVSERHNMGNVRRTPMESAADYAQMVAAMPADCTMRLNIATAFDCPHVGRTEQDAVLALLEPLVAATADVEIALCDTTGRADPAQVRALFGAVRTCFPQVRGWAFHGHDTYGLGAANVLAAWDAGVRVFDAAAAGLGGCPFAPGATGNVATEDLVWMFDHMGVETGIDMDRLIDAALKVAALPGAQIGGRVRDAIGARRCLAIAS